The following are from one region of the Hymenobacter sp. YIM 151858-1 genome:
- a CDS encoding BamA/TamA family outer membrane protein translates to MRSRLFLLALGVLQVAAHTSEAQTLPPPAADEPAPAPAATAPRKERRVKVAALPIVFSQPETGLAYGAAVLPVWRFGTDTATRSSTARLLGYYTQKKQSSASLTYTIFTAGEKWALNGEAFYFNLPIYYYGIGNDTRKAEKSDISYKVVIVTQRVLKNLRPHVFAGLSYRLTDLHHIRIDDPLTDDATRPNLLLERDARERQTTVTSGVGPTFLYDNRDNILSAWRGSYLEATSLFMGRYLGSDYGFTRLAVDARHFRPLLRGSTNTIVAGQVLGQFHSGRVPFRELANLGGERMMRGIYEGRFRDRQMVAAQLELRQKLFWRLGGVVFGAAGQVHDQLGQFRLNDFNVAAGAGLRIAVNRKDRLAIRIDYAVGSGQSSGLYFAFNEAF, encoded by the coding sequence ATGCGTAGCCGTTTATTTCTGCTTGCGCTTGGGGTGCTGCAGGTTGCCGCCCACACGTCCGAAGCCCAGACCCTGCCGCCACCCGCCGCCGACGAGCCAGCCCCGGCGCCCGCGGCAACTGCTCCGCGCAAGGAGCGCCGCGTGAAAGTGGCTGCCTTGCCCATCGTGTTTTCGCAACCCGAAACCGGCCTTGCCTACGGCGCGGCGGTGCTGCCGGTGTGGCGCTTCGGCACCGATACGGCCACGCGCAGCTCCACGGCGCGCTTGCTGGGGTACTACACCCAAAAAAAGCAGTCGAGTGCTTCGCTTACCTACACCATTTTCACGGCCGGCGAAAAGTGGGCCTTGAACGGCGAGGCGTTCTACTTCAACCTGCCGATTTATTACTACGGCATCGGCAACGATACCCGCAAAGCCGAGAAAAGCGACATTTCCTACAAAGTCGTAATCGTAACGCAGCGCGTGCTCAAAAACCTGCGCCCTCATGTGTTTGCCGGCCTGAGCTACCGCCTTACCGATCTGCACCACATCCGCATCGACGACCCGCTTACCGACGATGCCACGCGCCCCAACCTGCTGCTCGAGCGCGACGCCCGCGAGCGGCAAACCACCGTTACCTCGGGCGTGGGCCCCACGTTTCTGTACGACAACCGCGACAACATTCTCAGCGCCTGGCGCGGCAGCTACCTCGAGGCTACGTCGCTTTTCATGGGCCGCTACCTGGGCAGCGACTACGGTTTCACGCGTTTGGCGGTGGATGCGCGGCATTTTCGGCCGCTGCTCCGCGGCTCTACCAACACCATTGTGGCCGGGCAGGTGCTGGGGCAGTTTCATTCGGGCCGGGTGCCGTTTCGGGAGTTGGCCAACCTAGGCGGCGAGCGAATGATGCGCGGTATTTACGAAGGCCGTTTCCGCGACCGGCAAATGGTGGCTGCTCAGCTTGAACTGCGCCAGAAGCTATTCTGGCGCCTAGGTGGCGTGGTGTTCGGGGCGGCAGGGCAGGTGCACGATCAGCTCGGCCAGTTTCGCCTCAACGATTTCAACGTAGCCGCCGGGGCCGGCCTGCGCATCGCCGTCAACCGCAAAGATCGGCTGGCCATCCGCATCGATTACGCTGTGGGTTCGGGCCAATCGAGCGGGCTGTACTTCGCTTTCAACGAAGCATTTTAG
- the purH gene encoding bifunctional phosphoribosylaminoimidazolecarboxamide formyltransferase/IMP cyclohydrolase: MSTVPSLTTPESVADAQLLPIRAALVSVYYKDRLEPLVRLLHQHGVKLYSTGGTLKFIEGLGAEVTAVESLTGFPEVFGGRVKTLHPKVFGGILHRRHEAADLQEAEQHQIPPIDLVIVDLYPFEETVASGAAEADVIEKIDIGGISLLRAAAKNYRDVLVVSSREQYQAVTELLETQNGGTSLEQRRHYAAAAFNQTSHYDTEIFNYLALGTKLAGSTLKISQSPATPLRYGENPHQQGTFYGDLGALFEQLHGKQLSYNNLVDVDAAVLLMQEFREGKPACAILKHTNACGIAQADTLHQAYLNALACDPISAFGGVIIVNREVDAATAEELNKLFFEVLIAPGFAADALPTLQSKKNRILLRQKPVTFPQKQVKTLLNGIIEQDFDRVVEGRNEFRTVTETVPTAEEVEALEFALKVCKHTKSNTIVLAKAGQLLASGVGQTSRVDALKQAIEKARSFGFDLQGAVMASDAFFPFPDCVEIAGAAGIKAVVQPGGSIKDQDSIDACNRLGMGMVLTGVRHFKH; this comes from the coding sequence ATGTCTACCGTGCCGTCGCTCACCACCCCCGAGTCGGTTGCCGATGCGCAGCTGTTGCCCATCCGCGCTGCCCTCGTATCTGTGTACTACAAAGACCGGCTCGAGCCCTTGGTGCGCCTGCTGCACCAGCACGGCGTAAAGCTGTACTCTACGGGCGGCACGCTCAAGTTTATCGAAGGGTTGGGGGCCGAGGTAACCGCCGTCGAGTCGCTTACGGGCTTTCCGGAAGTGTTTGGCGGACGCGTAAAAACCCTGCACCCCAAGGTGTTCGGCGGCATTTTGCACCGCCGCCACGAGGCTGCCGACCTGCAGGAAGCCGAGCAGCACCAGATTCCGCCTATCGATCTGGTAATCGTCGACTTGTACCCATTTGAGGAAACCGTGGCCAGCGGTGCTGCCGAGGCCGATGTTATTGAGAAAATCGACATTGGTGGCATTTCGCTGCTGCGCGCCGCGGCCAAAAACTACCGCGACGTGCTGGTAGTAAGCTCGCGCGAACAGTACCAGGCCGTAACCGAGCTGCTCGAAACCCAGAACGGCGGTACCTCGCTGGAGCAGCGCCGCCACTACGCCGCCGCGGCTTTCAACCAAACCTCGCACTACGACACCGAAATCTTCAACTACCTGGCCCTAGGTACCAAGCTGGCTGGCAGCACCCTGAAGATCAGCCAGAGCCCGGCCACGCCGCTGCGCTACGGCGAGAACCCCCACCAGCAGGGCACGTTCTACGGCGACCTAGGGGCGCTGTTCGAGCAGCTGCACGGCAAGCAGCTGAGCTACAACAACCTCGTGGACGTGGATGCCGCCGTGCTGCTGATGCAGGAGTTTCGGGAAGGCAAACCCGCTTGCGCCATCCTGAAGCACACCAACGCTTGCGGCATCGCGCAAGCCGACACGCTGCACCAAGCCTACCTGAATGCGCTGGCCTGCGACCCGATTTCGGCTTTCGGCGGCGTTATCATCGTGAACCGGGAAGTAGATGCGGCCACCGCCGAGGAGCTAAACAAACTGTTCTTCGAGGTGCTGATTGCGCCCGGCTTCGCTGCCGATGCCCTGCCCACGCTGCAAAGCAAAAAGAACCGGATTCTGCTGCGTCAGAAGCCGGTGACTTTCCCGCAAAAGCAAGTGAAAACCCTGCTCAACGGCATCATCGAGCAAGACTTCGACCGCGTGGTAGAAGGCCGCAACGAGTTCCGGACGGTAACCGAAACCGTGCCTACTGCTGAGGAGGTAGAAGCCCTGGAGTTTGCCCTGAAAGTGTGCAAACACACCAAGAGCAACACCATTGTATTGGCCAAAGCCGGTCAGTTGTTGGCTTCGGGCGTGGGCCAAACCTCGCGCGTCGATGCCCTCAAGCAGGCCATTGAGAAAGCCCGTTCGTTCGGCTTCGATCTGCAGGGCGCCGTCATGGCCTCGGACGCGTTTTTCCCCTTCCCCGACTGTGTTGAGATTGCCGGCGCGGCTGGCATTAAGGCCGTGGTGCAGCCCGGCGGCTCTATTAAGGATCAGGACAGCATCGACGCCTGCAACCGCCTGGGCATGGGCATGGTGCTCACCGGCGTGCGCCATTTTAAGCACTAA